The proteins below are encoded in one region of Gemmatimonadota bacterium:
- a CDS encoding HNH endonuclease, whose amino-acid sequence MYSILRNIGRISACVSASRVAGRIRMTGVTCILLVLCHVSFAADALAHGGRKDKHGGHNNRSQGNYHFHEGPLAGRTFDSKAEALKALAGLTEGASAPRRTAPTVPGKMHPELGVSVAPEVRHTVYDRSDYAYPASIEHQIVIRQGGIYSPYSMRCFSDVGATDIEHIVANSEAHDSGMGSRTRAERQRFASDLDNLTLAAPRLNRYEKRDKDPANWMPENNRCWYVGKYLEVKRKYGLSMDQAEADSVLAVYRSCSTFKIIQPPCTGSE is encoded by the coding sequence ATGTATTCGATTCTACGAAATATCGGCCGTATTTCCGCCTGTGTAAGTGCATCGCGAGTAGCTGGCAGGATCCGGATGACGGGGGTTACCTGCATTCTGCTGGTGCTGTGCCATGTATCGTTTGCCGCCGACGCTCTAGCCCACGGCGGTCGGAAAGACAAGCATGGCGGCCATAACAACCGCAGCCAGGGCAACTACCATTTTCATGAGGGGCCGCTGGCCGGGAGGACCTTCGACTCCAAGGCAGAAGCGCTCAAGGCGCTCGCAGGTCTGACGGAAGGAGCTTCTGCCCCTCGCCGTACAGCACCAACAGTACCAGGGAAGATGCATCCTGAACTGGGCGTTTCCGTCGCGCCGGAAGTGAGGCATACGGTCTACGATAGAAGCGACTATGCCTATCCGGCTTCCATCGAACATCAGATCGTAATCCGGCAAGGCGGTATATACTCACCTTATTCGATGCGTTGTTTCAGCGATGTGGGAGCAACAGATATCGAGCACATCGTGGCCAATTCGGAAGCCCACGACAGTGGTATGGGGTCGAGGACGCGAGCGGAACGACAGCGGTTCGCTTCGGACCTGGACAACCTGACGCTGGCGGCGCCTCGATTGAATCGTTACGAGAAAAGGGACAAGGATCCCGCGAACTGGATGCCGGAAAACAACCGATGCTGGTACGTGGGGAAATACCTGGAAGTCAAGCGGAAATACGGCTTGTCAATGGATCAGGCTGAAGCCGACTCCGTGCTCGCCGTGTACCGTTCCTGTTCAACTTTCAAGATCATTCAGCCACCATGCACCGGCAGTGAGTAG